In one window of Streptomyces griseus subsp. griseus DNA:
- a CDS encoding phosphatidylinositol-specific phospholipase C: MSTTPDSPATSGLLSTRRGFLTGALAVSATAIIGAAPAVAATRKAVRGTQDWMGGLPDSIELRRLTIPGTHDSGARFGGPWTECQNTTIAQQLQSGIRFLDVRCRITSGSFAIHHGAAFQNMMFGDVLVACRDFLASRPSETVLMRVKQEYSSESDAAFRAVFDDYLDGRGWRSLFRLDSTLPSLGGARGKVVLLADNGGLPGVRYGDQGLFDIQDDYMAEPFAKYPKIEAQFRKAAQQPGKFFMNYVSTAALMPPRWNADRLNPQVHSFLERSETAGWTGLGIVPMDYPNQRGGLVESLIRHNPAG, translated from the coding sequence ATGTCCACCACCCCCGACTCCCCGGCGACGTCAGGTCTCCTGAGCACGCGCCGCGGCTTCCTGACCGGCGCCCTCGCCGTCTCCGCCACCGCGATCATCGGGGCCGCGCCCGCCGTCGCCGCGACACGCAAGGCCGTCCGGGGCACCCAGGACTGGATGGGCGGCCTGCCCGACTCCATCGAGCTGCGGCGTCTCACGATTCCGGGCACGCACGATTCGGGCGCCCGGTTCGGCGGGCCGTGGACGGAGTGCCAGAACACCACGATCGCCCAGCAGTTGCAGAGCGGCATCCGGTTCCTGGACGTACGGTGCCGGATCACCAGTGGGTCGTTCGCGATCCACCACGGGGCCGCGTTCCAGAACATGATGTTCGGCGATGTCCTCGTCGCCTGCCGGGACTTCCTGGCCTCACGGCCCAGCGAGACGGTGCTGATGCGGGTCAAGCAGGAGTACTCCTCCGAGAGCGACGCGGCGTTCCGGGCGGTCTTCGACGACTACCTCGACGGGCGGGGGTGGCGGTCGCTGTTCCGCCTGGACTCCACGCTCCCCTCGCTCGGCGGTGCCCGGGGCAAGGTCGTGCTGCTGGCCGACAACGGCGGGCTGCCCGGGGTGCGTTACGGCGATCAGGGTCTCTTCGACATCCAGGACGACTACATGGCGGAGCCGTTCGCCAAGTATCCGAAGATCGAGGCCCAGTTCCGCAAGGCGGCCCAGCAGCCCGGCAAGTTCTTCATGAACTACGTCTCCACCGCCGCCCTGATGCCGCCCCGCTGGAACGCCGACCGGCTCAACCCGCAGGTGCACTCGTTCCTGGAACGGTCCGAGACCGCCGGGTGGACGGGGCTCGGCATCGTCCCGATGGACTACCCGAACCAGCGGGGCGGGCTGGTGGAGTCGCTGATCCGGCACAACCCGGCGGGGTGA